The Paralichthys olivaceus isolate ysfri-2021 chromosome 9, ASM2471397v2, whole genome shotgun sequence genome contains a region encoding:
- the LOC109628794 gene encoding uncharacterized protein, translating into MSQSHNPTDSQGLLQSMLQRLRLQPGSPGPITAASNHPVNGLELGTNGIASNEFGISAVNDLVIKGGEIQQARDGCGMDRGLVSFPSQKENSDKDRGENRVLGEATSPQITPAGAGQSFPVKSLEGADITSFEETDGERGTFGSLAMTGHNRALPNSGQNQESSFTPKVYMWSLKPTDANVDTGSQESKVFHVGNGGIGASPQSKDIQFVGQTTANSSSRRKQRSSENKTRRWTQKIKERWLDRRGSGKKEKEDGGRVDLNSEQGTEISPQKQLLPAENLIITSHKEEEGTRVSSDSCEALPPQQDDSGLEERFRPSSDFEFGLGSFSLLEEIVTGQEWARFLNPNLPGASANQRPPEEPPSQIKSPPNPYDCRPSSLILNQQGGGTNLWSFGGTESPPGSDFSVAQISPDRYSQPVSMDVSEGKQLQYGDGAADLSEPMEEWQPGERGRGQQQRPPSYVERADILDNPTLKRVLLNRKRQHQAAHRDESLATVTGASASSLSMTSSHVMVETAESQHNVLMPLNPLNSPPAPLSPFKPFAPAPRGVLKNSISLDSEPSMETVTKRRRVEENRKVHFAEEVITIDPPELDAYAVESEDSGAEDDSVIEQECEVETEKEVAAAAATATATATARRSTLPAWIQALKRSHAGRKHRL; encoded by the exons ATGTCTCAGTCACATAATCCCACAGACTCTCAGGGCTTGTTGCAGTCCATGCTGCAGAGACTGAGGCTCCAGCCAGGAAGCCCCGGGCCCATCACAGCTGCCTCCAACCACCCTGTCAATGGCTTAGAGCTCGGTACCAATGGAATCGCTTCGAATGAGTTTGGGATCTCTGCTGTCAACGATTTAGTCATCAAAGGTGGGGAAATACAGCAAGCACGTGATGGCTGTGGAATGGACAGGGGTCTTGTTTCCTTCCCCTCCCAGAAGGAGAACAGTGATAAGGACAGGGGTGAGAACAGGGTGTTGGGAGAGGCCACATCACCTCAGATCACCCCGGCTGGAGCAGGGCAGTCGTTTCCTGTTAAGTCTCTTGAAGGGGCTGATATCACTTCCTTTGAGGAAACTGATGGGGAAAGGGGGACTTTTGGCAGTTTGGCTATGACAGGGCACAATCGTGCTCTCCCAAACTCAGGACAGAATCAGGAATCAAGTTTTACACCTAAAGTCTACATGTGGTCGTTGAAGCCCACAGACGCTAATGTTGACACAGGAAGTCAAGAGAGTAAAGTGTTTCATGTGGGAAATGGGGGAATTGGAGCTTCGCCACAAAGTAAAGACATTCAGTTTGTTGGCCAAACGACAGCTAACAGCAGCTCAAGACGAAAACAGCGATCGTCTGAGAATAAGACAAGGAGATGGACACAGAAGATCAAGGAGAGATGGTTGGACAGGCGGGGTTCTGgcaaaaaggagaaagaggatggagggagagttGACCTGAACAGTGAGCAGGGAACTGAG ATTTCACCTCAGAAGCAGCTGCTGCCAGCAGAAAATCTCATCATTACATcacataaagaagaagaagggaccCGGGTCTCATCAGATAGCTGTGAAGCCCTTCCACCACAACAGGACGACAGCGGTCTCGAGGAGCGTTTCAG GCCTTCTAGTGACTTTGAGTTTGGCCTGGGTTCATTCAGCCTCCTGGAGGAGATTGTCACGGGTCAAGAGTGGGCCAGGTTCCTTAACCCCAACCTGCCAGGcgcctcagccaatcagagaccaCCAGAAGAGCCGCCGAGCCAAATCAAAAGCCCCCCCAATCCTTATGACTGCCGTCCGTCATCTCTGATTTTGAACCAACAAGGAGGTGGGACCAACCTGTGGAGCTTCGGTGGCACTGAGTCACCACCAGGTTCAGATTTCAGCGTGGCGCAGATATCACCTGATAGATATTCCCAACCTGTGAGCATGGATGTCTCAGAGGGAAAACAGCTGCAGTACGGTGACGGAGCAGCTGATCTGTCAGAACCAATGGAGGAGTGGCAGCCTGGAGAGAGAGGACGGGGGCAGCAGCAAAGACCTCCATCCTATGTAGAG CGTGCAGATATTCTGGACAACCCAACACTGAAGAGAGTCCTCCTGAACAGAAAGAGACAACACCAGGCAGCTCACAGAGACGAGAGCCTGGCCACTGTAACAG GAGCATCTGCATCTTCACTGAGTATGACCAGCAGCCATGTGATGGTTGAAACAGCAGAGTCGCAGCATAATGTTCTCATGCCTTTAAACCCCCTGAACTCTCCTCccgcccctctctctccattcaaACCCTTCGCTCCTGCACCTCGGGGTGTCCTCAAAAACTCCATATCCCTTGATTCAGAGCCCTCGATGGAAACAGTGACAAAAAGG AGGCGAGTTGAGGAGAATCGCAAGGTTCATTTTGCAGAGGAGGTGATTACCATAGACCCTCCGGAGCTGGATGCATATGCTGTAGAGTCTGAGGATTCTGGAGCAGAGGACGACTCTGTGATCGAGCAGGAGTGTGAGGTGGAGACAGAAAAggaggtggcagcagcagcagcaacagcaacagcaacagcaacagctcGACGGTCTACCCTCCCTGCCTGGATACAGGCACTAAAGAGGAGCCACGCTGGGAGGAAGCACAGATTGTAA